A window from Microbacterium ginsengiterrae encodes these proteins:
- a CDS encoding manganese catalase family protein: protein MFFHRQELQHSATPDAPDAVYARKLQEVLGGQYGEITVAMQYQFQAWNMHIPGKYRDLVFGIGAEEMGHVEMLAVMIAQLLEKSPLGITEDAVQSDPTVAAVIGGTDIQQGIVAGAGARPVDSNGNPWMGSYITASGNLLADFTANANAEMQGRVQVARLYHMTDDHGVLDLLSFLLARDTMHQNQWLAAAEELKAEGAETLPVPSNFPLKKEAREVSYQYLNFSDGAAAAEGSWASGPTPDGHGEFTYHDGPTTTSPMPPPTHPDSRFYGTTELPNVVEKVAGAAQDALRKE from the coding sequence ATGTTCTTCCACCGACAAGAGCTCCAGCACTCTGCGACACCGGATGCCCCCGATGCCGTGTACGCCCGCAAGCTCCAGGAAGTCCTCGGAGGCCAATACGGAGAGATCACCGTGGCGATGCAGTACCAGTTCCAGGCGTGGAACATGCACATCCCCGGGAAGTACCGCGATCTCGTGTTCGGGATCGGTGCCGAGGAGATGGGCCACGTCGAGATGCTGGCGGTGATGATCGCCCAGCTGCTTGAGAAGTCGCCCCTCGGGATCACCGAGGATGCTGTCCAGAGCGACCCCACCGTCGCGGCCGTCATCGGCGGAACGGACATCCAGCAGGGCATCGTCGCCGGCGCCGGAGCACGTCCCGTCGACAGTAACGGGAACCCGTGGATGGGGTCGTACATCACCGCCAGCGGCAACCTGCTCGCGGACTTCACGGCCAATGCGAACGCCGAGATGCAGGGACGCGTCCAGGTGGCTCGGCTGTACCACATGACCGACGACCACGGCGTCCTTGATCTGCTGAGCTTCCTGCTCGCGAGGGACACGATGCACCAGAACCAGTGGCTCGCCGCGGCCGAGGAACTCAAGGCCGAGGGCGCCGAGACGCTCCCGGTCCCGAGCAACTTCCCCCTGAAGAAGGAGGCGCGCGAGGTGTCGTACCAGTACCTGAACTTCAGCGACGGTGCGGCGGCCGCCGAGGGGTCCTGGGCCTCCGGCCCCACCCCGGACGGACATGGCGAGTTCACCTATCACGACGGGCCGACCACCACGTCGCCGATGCCCCCGCCCACCCATCCCGACTCGCGGTTCTACGGCACGACGGAGCTGCCCAACGTCGTCGAGAAGGTCGCCGGCGCAGCGCAGGACGCCCTTCGCAAGGAGTGA
- the pyk gene encoding pyruvate kinase, with amino-acid sequence MRRAKIVATLGPATSSYETVRALIEAGVDVARLNLSHGDYSVHDANYANVRRAADDTGRAVAVLVDLQGPKIRLGKFEAGPYELAVGDIFKITIEDIIGNREICGTTFKGLPQDVKPGDFLLIDDGKVRVQVVETDGTVVTTKVIVAGAVSNNKGINLPGVAVNVPALSEKDESDLRWGLRIGADLIALSFVRNASDVERVHEIMAEEGVKVPVIAKIEKPQAVEALEEIVDAFDGIMVARGDLGVELPLEAVPIVQKRAVELARRNAKPVIVATQMLESMISSPVPTRAETSDVANAVLDGADAVMLSGETSVGDYPTVVVETMARIISSTEEHGLERIAPLTNKPRTQGGAITLAALEVAEFVEAKFLCVFTQSGDSARRLSRLRSRIPMLAFTPEPGIRRRMALTWGMKSTLVEMVQHTDLMYHQVDDYLLSNGLAAEGDKVVVISGSPPGIVGSTNDIRVHKVGDAVNGAAPIYKAGA; translated from the coding sequence TTGAGACGCGCGAAAATCGTCGCCACGCTGGGCCCGGCCACCTCGAGCTATGAAACCGTCAGAGCCCTCATCGAAGCGGGGGTCGACGTCGCTCGTCTGAACCTCAGCCACGGTGACTACTCCGTCCACGACGCGAACTACGCCAACGTGCGCCGGGCGGCGGACGACACCGGACGCGCGGTCGCCGTGCTCGTCGACCTGCAGGGGCCGAAGATCCGTCTGGGCAAGTTCGAGGCCGGCCCCTACGAGCTGGCGGTCGGAGACATCTTCAAGATCACCATCGAAGACATCATCGGCAACCGCGAGATCTGCGGGACGACGTTCAAGGGGCTGCCCCAGGACGTCAAGCCCGGCGACTTCCTCCTCATCGATGACGGCAAGGTCCGCGTTCAGGTCGTCGAGACCGACGGCACCGTGGTCACCACGAAGGTCATCGTCGCCGGCGCCGTGTCGAACAACAAGGGGATCAACCTTCCCGGCGTCGCCGTCAACGTTCCCGCCCTGAGCGAGAAGGACGAGTCCGACCTGCGCTGGGGTCTGCGCATCGGCGCCGACCTCATCGCCCTGTCGTTCGTACGCAATGCATCGGACGTCGAGCGCGTGCACGAGATCATGGCGGAAGAGGGCGTCAAGGTCCCCGTCATCGCCAAGATCGAGAAGCCGCAGGCCGTCGAGGCCCTCGAGGAGATCGTCGACGCGTTCGACGGCATCATGGTCGCCCGCGGCGACCTCGGCGTCGAGCTGCCGCTCGAGGCGGTGCCGATCGTGCAGAAGCGCGCCGTCGAACTGGCCCGCCGCAATGCCAAGCCCGTCATCGTCGCGACCCAGATGCTCGAGTCGATGATCTCGAGCCCCGTCCCCACCCGCGCGGAGACGTCGGACGTCGCCAACGCCGTGCTCGACGGTGCGGACGCGGTCATGCTCTCGGGCGAGACCAGCGTCGGGGATTACCCGACCGTCGTCGTGGAGACCATGGCCCGCATCATCTCCTCCACGGAGGAGCACGGCCTCGAGCGGATCGCTCCGCTCACCAACAAGCCCCGCACGCAGGGCGGTGCCATCACACTCGCCGCACTCGAGGTCGCGGAGTTCGTCGAGGCGAAGTTCCTGTGCGTGTTCACGCAGTCGGGTGACAGCGCGCGCCGCCTGTCGCGCCTCCGGTCGCGCATCCCCATGCTGGCCTTCACGCCTGAGCCCGGCATCCGTCGCCGGATGGCGCTGACCTGGGGCATGAAGTCCACCCTCGTCGAGATGGTGCAGCACACCGATCTCATGTACCACCAGGTGGACGACTACCTGCTGTCGAACGGCCTGGCCGCCGAAGGCGACAAGGTCGTCGTGATCTCCGGTTCCCCTCCCGGGATCGTCGGGTCGACGAACGACATCCGCGTCCACAAGGTCGGCGACGCCGTCAACGGCGCAGCGCCGATCTACAAGGCCGGCGCGTAG
- a CDS encoding glutamate synthase small subunit: MADPKGFLKVTERELPARRPVPVRIMDWKEVYEPGDKTVLRRQAGRCMDCGIPFCHQGCPLGNLIPEWNDLTWRGEDRSAIERLHATNNFPEFTGRLCPAPCESACVLGINQPAVTIKQVEVSIIDEAFSKGWVEPQPPERLTGKTVAVVGSGPAGLAAAQQLTRAGHTVAVFERDDRIGGLLRYGIPDFKMEKSHLEARLRQMAEEGTRFRAGVEIGKDISWADLRARYDAVVLATGSTVPRDLHIPGRDLDGVHFAMEYLVESNKAVAGDAVPNQITAEGKHVIVIGGGDTGADCIGTAHRQGALSVTNLAIGRQPGDTRPEHQPWPMMPTVFEVQSAHEEGGERQYLASTVEFLSNDAGEVRALRVAETEFVDGRRVPKSGTEREIPADLVLIAMGFTGPETESFTDDTRPDSDDRGAFRRDDSYETSIPGVFVAGDAGRGQSLIVWAIAEGRAAAASVDRHLMGDSVLPAPVRPTDVAIGLQPA, encoded by the coding sequence GTGGCTGATCCCAAGGGCTTTCTGAAGGTGACGGAGCGGGAGCTGCCCGCTCGCCGCCCCGTCCCCGTGCGCATCATGGACTGGAAAGAGGTCTACGAGCCGGGCGACAAGACCGTGCTGCGGCGGCAGGCGGGACGCTGCATGGACTGCGGCATCCCGTTCTGCCACCAGGGCTGCCCGCTGGGGAATCTCATCCCCGAGTGGAACGACCTCACCTGGCGCGGTGAGGACCGCTCCGCCATCGAGCGCCTCCACGCGACCAACAACTTCCCCGAGTTCACCGGTCGGCTCTGCCCTGCGCCGTGCGAGAGCGCGTGCGTGCTCGGCATCAACCAGCCCGCTGTGACGATCAAGCAGGTCGAGGTCTCCATCATCGATGAGGCCTTCTCCAAGGGATGGGTCGAGCCGCAGCCGCCGGAGCGCCTCACCGGCAAGACGGTCGCCGTGGTCGGATCCGGTCCTGCCGGCCTCGCTGCGGCTCAGCAGCTGACCCGCGCCGGTCACACCGTCGCGGTGTTCGAGCGCGACGACCGGATCGGCGGACTGCTCCGCTACGGCATCCCCGATTTCAAGATGGAGAAGAGCCACCTCGAGGCCCGCCTCCGCCAGATGGCCGAAGAGGGAACCCGCTTCCGCGCGGGCGTCGAGATCGGCAAGGACATCAGCTGGGCGGATCTGCGTGCGCGCTATGACGCCGTCGTCCTCGCCACCGGATCGACGGTTCCGCGCGATCTCCACATCCCGGGCAGGGACCTCGACGGTGTGCACTTCGCCATGGAGTACCTCGTCGAGTCCAACAAGGCCGTCGCCGGAGATGCGGTGCCCAACCAGATCACCGCCGAGGGCAAGCACGTCATCGTCATCGGCGGTGGAGACACCGGCGCGGACTGCATCGGCACGGCACACCGTCAGGGTGCGCTGAGCGTGACCAACCTCGCGATCGGCAGGCAGCCGGGCGACACCCGCCCCGAGCACCAGCCGTGGCCGATGATGCCGACGGTCTTCGAAGTGCAGTCAGCGCACGAGGAGGGCGGGGAGCGCCAGTACCTGGCCTCCACCGTCGAGTTCCTCTCGAACGATGCCGGTGAGGTGCGCGCACTGCGCGTCGCCGAAACCGAGTTCGTCGACGGACGTCGTGTGCCCAAGAGCGGCACGGAGCGCGAGATCCCCGCGGACCTCGTCCTCATCGCGATGGGGTTCACCGGTCCGGAGACCGAGAGCTTCACTGACGACACCCGCCCCGACTCCGACGACCGCGGCGCGTTCCGACGGGATGACTCGTACGAGACCAGCATCCCCGGTGTGTTCGTCGCCGGCGACGCCGGTCGCGGACAGTCGCTCATCGTCTGGGCCATCGCCGAGGGCCGCGCGGCGGCTGCGAGTGTGGACCGGCATCTCATGGGGGACTCGGTGCTTCCCGCGCCGGTGCGCCCCACCGATGTCGCAATCGGACTGCAGCCCGCGTAG
- the gltB gene encoding glutamate synthase large subunit — protein MYFQPPYGASGAYPPKQGLYNPAFEKDACGLAMVATLRGTAGHDIIDLALQALRNLEHRGAIGSDAGTGDGAGILTQMPDAFLREVTDFDLPAAGEYAAGLAFLPLQAAERRTQKAGVERIAREEGLEVLGWRVVPTANENLGKLADEARPAFEQLFVASPAGDERLAGIALDRIAYRLRKRAGHELGAYFVSLSSRTLGYKGMVTTLQLEPFYPDLQDERFASELAVVHSRYSTNTFPSWPLAQPLRMLAHNGEINTVGGNRNWMRARQSQLESELLGDIRPLLPICTPGASDSASFDEVLELLTLTGRSLPHAILMMVPEAYEKQTDLSPELRAFYEYHSNQMEPWDGPAALIFTDGTLVGATLDRNGLRPGRWTETTDGLVVIGSETGVLEFDPERIKRRGRLQPGKMFLVDTEARRIVEDDEIKHELATMHPWQQWLDEGAVRLADLPEREHIVHPPASITRRQRTFGYTEEEVRLLLTPMGQTGAEPLGAMGSDTPIAVLSERPRLLFDYFTQQFAQVTNPPLDSIREEVVTSLRSSLGPERNLLAWGPEHTRTVAVDFPVIDNDELAKIRHIDKALPGRSTATISGLYHFDAGSHSMQERLDEMCAEVDAAIEEGAEFVILSDRDSNKDLVPIPSLLMVSAVHHHLIRRENRMKVGLIVEAGDVREVHHVATLIGYGASAVNPYLAMETVEHLVRTGFITGITPEKAVRNLIYALGKGVLKIMSKMGISTVSSYAGAQVFEAVGLSQEFVDSYFTGTETKLGGIGIEHVFAENQARHDYAYPEDAAARAHERLWTGGEYQWRRDGSPHLFNPETVFRLQHSTRTRRYDIFRQYTKMVDDQASELKTLRGLFSLRTGTRPAVPIDEVEPVSSIVKRFSTGAMSYGSISREAHETLAIAMNRIGGKSNTGEGGEDIDRLLDPERRSSIKQVASGRFGVTSLYLTESDDIQIKLAQGAKPGEGGQLPPTKVYPWVARTRHATAGVGLISPPPHHDIYSIEDLKQLIFDLKRANPSARIHTKLVSQSGIGAVSAGVAKALSDVILVSGHDGGTGASPMNSLKHAGTPWELGLAETQQTLMLNGMRDRVVVQVDGQLKTGRDVIIGALLGAEEFGFATAPLVVSGCIMMRVCHLDTCPVGVATQNPALRERFTGKPEFVVNFMEFIAEEVRELLAELGFRALDEIIGRADLIETNAAIEHWKTDGLDLTPILEGPEFPASEPRRHARAQDHELDKHFDVQLIEMARDALEEKAPVLIELPIRNTERAVGTMLGHEVTARFGAEGLSPETIDVSLHGTAGQSFGAFLPAGIMLRLEGDANDYVGKGLSGGDIVVRPPRGSRISPHENVIAGNVIGYGATSGSMFISGVVGERFLVRNSGATAVVEGVGDHALEYMTGGLAVILGTTGRNLGAGMSGGVAYVHALSADKVNQQSRDSGELRLEALDRADLEVLRSLLVEHAERTESPLATRMLGDFDTVTAEFVKVLPRDFAAVQSMRQEAVASGIDPDGDAVWNRILEVTGG, from the coding sequence ATGTACTTCCAGCCTCCTTACGGTGCCTCCGGCGCCTATCCCCCCAAGCAGGGTCTGTACAACCCGGCGTTCGAGAAGGACGCCTGCGGCCTCGCCATGGTCGCGACCCTGCGCGGAACCGCGGGCCACGACATCATCGATCTGGCCCTGCAGGCACTGCGCAACCTCGAACATCGCGGCGCGATCGGGTCGGACGCCGGAACCGGTGACGGCGCGGGCATCCTCACCCAGATGCCGGACGCCTTCCTGCGCGAGGTCACCGACTTCGACCTTCCCGCGGCAGGGGAGTACGCCGCGGGGCTCGCCTTCCTGCCGTTGCAGGCGGCTGAGCGTCGCACGCAGAAGGCCGGCGTCGAGCGGATCGCTCGGGAAGAGGGCCTCGAGGTCCTCGGCTGGCGCGTCGTCCCCACCGCCAACGAGAACCTCGGCAAGCTCGCCGACGAGGCCCGTCCGGCCTTCGAGCAGCTCTTCGTCGCTTCGCCGGCCGGTGACGAGCGCCTCGCGGGCATCGCGCTGGACCGGATCGCCTATCGCCTGCGCAAGCGCGCCGGTCACGAGCTCGGCGCCTACTTCGTCTCGCTGTCCAGCCGCACCCTCGGCTACAAGGGCATGGTCACCACCCTCCAGCTCGAGCCGTTCTATCCCGATCTGCAGGATGAGCGTTTCGCCTCCGAGCTGGCGGTCGTCCACTCGCGGTACTCGACCAACACCTTCCCGTCGTGGCCGCTCGCACAGCCGCTGCGCATGCTCGCCCACAACGGCGAGATCAACACCGTCGGCGGAAACCGCAACTGGATGCGCGCCCGTCAGTCGCAGCTGGAGTCCGAGCTGCTCGGCGACATCCGCCCGCTGCTGCCGATCTGCACGCCTGGAGCCAGCGACTCGGCGTCCTTCGACGAGGTGCTCGAGCTGCTGACGCTCACCGGTCGCAGTCTTCCGCACGCCATCTTGATGATGGTCCCGGAGGCATACGAGAAGCAGACCGATCTGTCTCCGGAGCTGCGTGCGTTCTACGAGTACCACTCGAACCAGATGGAGCCGTGGGACGGCCCCGCTGCGCTGATCTTCACCGACGGCACACTCGTCGGCGCGACCCTCGACCGCAACGGACTGCGTCCAGGGCGGTGGACGGAGACCACGGACGGTCTCGTCGTCATCGGATCCGAGACCGGCGTCCTGGAGTTCGATCCGGAGCGCATCAAGCGCCGCGGTCGCCTGCAGCCGGGCAAGATGTTCCTCGTCGACACCGAGGCGAGGCGAATCGTCGAGGATGACGAGATCAAGCACGAGCTCGCGACCATGCACCCGTGGCAGCAGTGGCTCGACGAAGGCGCCGTTCGCCTCGCCGATCTGCCGGAGCGCGAGCACATCGTGCATCCGCCGGCATCCATCACGCGCCGTCAGCGCACCTTCGGCTACACCGAGGAAGAGGTCCGTCTGCTCCTGACCCCGATGGGGCAGACCGGAGCCGAGCCGCTCGGCGCGATGGGATCCGACACTCCGATCGCCGTCCTCAGTGAGCGCCCACGGCTGCTGTTCGACTACTTCACCCAGCAGTTCGCCCAGGTCACCAACCCGCCGCTGGACTCGATCCGCGAAGAGGTCGTCACGAGTCTGCGCTCGTCGCTCGGCCCGGAGCGCAACCTGCTCGCCTGGGGCCCGGAGCACACCAGGACCGTGGCTGTGGACTTCCCTGTGATCGACAACGATGAACTCGCGAAGATCCGTCACATCGACAAGGCCCTTCCTGGCCGCTCCACCGCGACCATCAGCGGTCTGTACCACTTCGACGCCGGCTCGCACAGCATGCAGGAGCGTCTCGACGAGATGTGCGCCGAGGTCGACGCCGCGATCGAGGAAGGCGCGGAGTTCGTCATCCTGTCCGACCGCGACTCGAACAAGGACCTCGTCCCGATCCCGTCGCTCCTGATGGTCTCAGCCGTGCACCACCACCTGATCCGCCGCGAGAACCGCATGAAGGTCGGTCTCATCGTGGAGGCGGGCGATGTGCGCGAGGTGCACCACGTCGCGACGCTGATCGGTTACGGCGCCTCGGCGGTGAACCCGTACCTCGCCATGGAGACGGTCGAGCACCTCGTACGCACGGGGTTCATCACCGGCATCACGCCGGAGAAGGCCGTCCGCAACCTCATCTACGCGCTCGGCAAGGGCGTGCTGAAGATCATGTCGAAGATGGGCATCTCGACGGTGTCCTCGTACGCCGGTGCGCAGGTGTTCGAAGCCGTCGGCCTCAGCCAGGAGTTCGTCGACTCATACTTCACCGGCACGGAGACCAAGCTCGGCGGGATCGGCATCGAGCACGTGTTCGCCGAGAACCAGGCGCGGCACGACTACGCCTATCCCGAGGACGCGGCGGCCAGGGCGCACGAGCGCCTGTGGACCGGCGGCGAGTACCAGTGGCGTCGCGACGGCTCACCCCACCTGTTCAACCCGGAGACGGTGTTCCGTCTGCAGCACTCGACGCGCACCCGCCGATACGACATCTTCCGGCAGTACACGAAGATGGTCGACGATCAGGCGAGCGAACTGAAGACGCTGCGCGGACTGTTCTCGCTGCGCACCGGTACCCGCCCCGCTGTCCCGATCGATGAGGTCGAGCCGGTGAGCTCGATCGTCAAGAGGTTCTCCACCGGTGCGATGAGCTACGGCTCCATCTCGCGGGAGGCGCACGAGACGCTCGCCATCGCGATGAACCGCATCGGCGGCAAATCGAACACCGGCGAGGGCGGCGAGGACATCGACCGTCTGCTCGACCCGGAGCGGCGCAGCTCGATCAAGCAGGTGGCATCGGGCCGCTTCGGCGTCACCAGCCTGTACCTGACCGAGTCGGATGACATCCAGATCAAGCTCGCCCAGGGGGCCAAGCCGGGCGAGGGCGGTCAGCTCCCGCCGACCAAGGTCTACCCGTGGGTGGCGCGCACGCGTCACGCGACGGCGGGCGTCGGGCTCATCTCGCCGCCGCCGCATCACGACATCTACTCGATCGAGGATCTCAAGCAGTTGATCTTCGACCTCAAGAGGGCGAATCCGTCGGCCCGCATCCACACGAAGCTCGTCAGTCAGTCGGGGATCGGCGCCGTCTCGGCCGGAGTCGCCAAGGCACTCAGCGACGTCATCCTCGTGTCCGGCCACGACGGCGGCACGGGTGCGAGCCCGATGAACTCGCTCAAGCACGCCGGGACGCCGTGGGAACTGGGCCTCGCCGAGACGCAGCAGACCCTCATGCTCAACGGCATGCGCGACCGGGTGGTCGTCCAGGTCGACGGCCAGCTCAAGACGGGTCGCGACGTCATCATCGGCGCGCTGCTGGGTGCGGAGGAGTTCGGCTTCGCCACGGCCCCCCTCGTGGTGAGCGGATGCATCATGATGCGCGTATGCCACCTCGACACGTGCCCGGTCGGCGTCGCGACGCAGAACCCTGCTCTGCGCGAGCGGTTCACCGGCAAGCCGGAGTTCGTCGTGAACTTCATGGAGTTCATCGCCGAAGAGGTCCGCGAACTGCTCGCGGAGCTCGGCTTCCGCGCGCTCGATGAGATCATCGGCCGCGCCGACCTCATCGAGACGAACGCCGCCATCGAGCACTGGAAGACCGACGGTCTCGACCTGACCCCGATCCTCGAGGGCCCGGAGTTCCCGGCATCCGAACCGCGTCGTCACGCACGCGCACAGGACCATGAGCTCGACAAGCACTTCGACGTACAGTTGATCGAGATGGCCAGGGATGCTCTGGAGGAGAAGGCACCGGTGCTCATCGAGTTGCCGATCCGCAACACCGAGCGTGCCGTGGGCACCATGCTCGGCCACGAGGTCACCGCACGCTTCGGTGCCGAGGGGCTCTCGCCGGAGACGATCGACGTGTCTCTGCACGGGACGGCCGGGCAGTCCTTCGGCGCGTTCCTCCCGGCAGGCATCATGCTGCGTCTCGAGGGCGACGCGAACGACTACGTCGGCAAGGGACTCTCCGGCGGTGACATCGTCGTGCGTCCGCCGCGCGGGTCTCGCATCTCGCCGCACGAGAACGTCATCGCCGGCAATGTCATCGGCTACGGTGCGACGTCGGGATCCATGTTCATCTCGGGTGTGGTGGGGGAGCGGTTCCTCGTGCGCAACTCCGGGGCGACAGCCGTCGTCGAGGGCGTCGGAGACCACGCGCTCGAGTACATGACCGGTGGTCTGGCCGTGATCCTCGGCACGACCGGCCGCAACCTCGGCGCCGGCATGTCCGGTGGCGTCGCGTACGTGCACGCGCTGTCCGCCGACAAGGTCAACCAGCAGTCGCGCGACTCCGGCGAGCTCCGTCTCGAAGCGCTCGACAGGGCGGACCTCGAGGTGCTGCGGAGCCTGCTCGTCGAGCACGCCGAGCGCACCGAGTCGCCGCTCGCGACGCGGATGCTCGGCGATTTCGACACGGTCACCGCCGAGTTCGTGAAGGTGCTGCCGCGTGATTTCGCGGCCGTGCAGAGCATGCGCCAGGAGGCAGTCGCTTCCGGCATCGACCCCGACGGCGACGCCGTCTGGAACCGGATCCTGGAGGTGACCGGTGGCTGA
- the lgt gene encoding prolipoprotein diacylglyceryl transferase — MSLALHTAVSGVLTSIPSPDVSYFDLGPLRIHFYALCIIAGIIAAALITNRRLTRRGAEPWVVIDIAILAVPLAIIGARIFHVLTHPNFYFGEGRNTWNAFEPGSVWAIWEGGIAIFGALIGGAVGAYLGCRWTGIRFWTFADALAPGLLLAQAMGRFGNWFNHELYGQPTDLPWGLEIESDNPAFPPGLAEGTLFHPTFLYEVVWNVLGVVFLLWIGRRLRLQWGKVFAIYLIWYSAGRIVWESIRIDPSEIILGLRSNVWAAIIGVVVGIAILVVQTRRHPGREPSPYVAGRGPKAENADVQSQNDLDDFVDVSEPPAEVTVGATATSTAPRSEESSR; from the coding sequence ATGTCCCTCGCGCTTCACACCGCCGTCAGCGGCGTGCTCACCAGCATCCCGAGCCCCGACGTCAGCTACTTCGACCTCGGCCCGCTGCGGATCCACTTCTACGCGCTGTGCATCATCGCCGGCATCATCGCCGCGGCACTGATCACGAACCGTCGTCTCACCCGCCGGGGCGCGGAGCCGTGGGTCGTCATCGACATCGCCATCCTCGCGGTGCCGCTCGCGATCATCGGCGCACGCATCTTCCACGTGCTGACGCACCCGAACTTCTACTTCGGCGAGGGCAGGAACACCTGGAACGCGTTCGAACCCGGTTCGGTCTGGGCGATCTGGGAGGGTGGCATCGCCATCTTCGGCGCCCTCATCGGCGGCGCAGTCGGCGCCTACCTCGGATGCCGCTGGACGGGAATCCGCTTCTGGACCTTCGCGGATGCTCTCGCCCCCGGGCTCCTGCTCGCGCAGGCCATGGGGCGCTTCGGCAACTGGTTCAACCACGAGCTGTACGGGCAGCCCACCGACCTCCCGTGGGGTCTGGAGATCGAGTCCGACAACCCGGCGTTCCCCCCAGGGCTCGCCGAGGGCACGCTGTTCCACCCGACATTCCTGTACGAGGTCGTCTGGAACGTGCTGGGTGTCGTGTTCCTCCTGTGGATCGGTCGCCGGCTGCGGCTGCAGTGGGGCAAGGTGTTCGCCATCTACCTCATCTGGTACTCGGCGGGCCGCATCGTCTGGGAATCCATCCGCATCGATCCGAGCGAGATCATCCTCGGGCTGCGCAGCAACGTGTGGGCGGCGATCATCGGTGTCGTCGTCGGCATCGCCATCCTCGTCGTGCAGACGCGCCGGCACCCGGGCAGGGAGCCCAGCCCGTACGTGGCCGGCCGCGGGCCGAAGGCGGAAAACGCTGATGTACAATCGCAGAACGACCTCGATGACTTCGTCGACGTGAGCGAGCCTCCCGCCGAAGTCACTGTCGGAGCCACCGCCACAAGCACTGCTCCCAGGAGCGAGGAAAGCTCCCGATAA
- the trpA gene encoding tryptophan synthase subunit alpha, whose protein sequence is MSTVEAAIRKANDAGRGAFVGYLPVGFPDLDTSIRAAITLAENGVDVIELGPPYSDPVMDGLIIQEATQAALAGGFRMRDLFTAVKEITAATDVPVLVMSYWNPIMQYGVDRYADDLLAAGGAGLITPDITPDAAAEWIAASERTGLDRVFLAAPTSTDERLGLVVKSSTGFVYTVSTMGITGEREALDVAARTLVDRLKARGARNACVGIGISTADQIAAVCDYADGAIVGTALVRALRDGGLPALADVTRTLAAGTSSAARSHEN, encoded by the coding sequence ATGAGCACGGTCGAAGCCGCCATCCGGAAGGCGAACGATGCCGGTCGAGGCGCGTTCGTCGGCTACCTCCCCGTCGGGTTCCCCGACCTCGACACGAGCATCAGAGCGGCGATCACGCTCGCCGAGAACGGCGTCGACGTCATCGAACTCGGCCCGCCCTACAGCGACCCCGTGATGGACGGCCTCATCATCCAGGAGGCCACCCAGGCGGCTCTCGCCGGCGGCTTCCGGATGCGCGACCTGTTCACCGCCGTCAAGGAGATCACTGCGGCCACGGACGTGCCGGTCCTCGTGATGTCGTATTGGAACCCCATCATGCAGTACGGGGTCGACCGCTACGCGGACGACCTGCTCGCCGCCGGCGGGGCCGGCCTCATCACGCCGGACATCACGCCCGACGCCGCAGCGGAGTGGATCGCCGCCAGTGAGCGCACGGGTCTCGACCGCGTGTTCCTCGCAGCCCCGACCTCGACCGATGAACGCCTCGGCCTCGTCGTGAAGTCGTCGACCGGGTTCGTGTACACCGTCTCCACGATGGGCATCACGGGGGAGCGGGAAGCGCTCGACGTCGCCGCGCGCACGCTCGTCGATCGGCTGAAGGCCCGTGGTGCGCGCAACGCGTGCGTCGGCATCGGCATCTCCACCGCCGATCAGATCGCCGCGGTGTGCGACTACGCCGACGGCGCCATCGTCGGCACCGCTCTGGTGCGCGCGCTCCGAGACGGCGGTCTGCCCGCCCTCGCCGACGTGACCAGGACCCTCGCTGCCGGCACTTCGTCTGCAGCCCGCTCACACGAGAACTAG